The following proteins come from a genomic window of Alosa sapidissima isolate fAloSap1 chromosome 22, fAloSap1.pri, whole genome shotgun sequence:
- the arhgef39 gene encoding rho guanine nucleotide exchange factor 39 encodes MSFAPSPHPSGLTGARSIQEQRERWEKKRSCAGRELVQTEQRYCEQLELVTTYFVEILKAKGTLRQDIRESIFSSIKSIHLVNQTLLAHLEQGKCGLGFEQFCSHLQHYDTYVDNIQNANKVLQIQVKKNKAFRRFKKLQESRPEFHQMKLEDLLPLPLQRIQQYKHFLRDLTENTSPDNPEFQQLSRAMRAVSEVCQRVQDNARSHENHLQLRRVQKMLKGRKARLLAPGRWYIREGWLKTVPPKGTETKPKMFFLFSDILLLTKPCSSLHPTSSNKFECQRCYPLKECTVDKVFGHTKSQGGLISLTFSKAKLLLMSSDQEDINDWYRSLSLAVGQLKSKATVVHRRDDLCRRPLRSSEETQQTAPSTPLAPAHENLQTTASNEPHGRKRNMVPSEGSRGSQVLASSQITHSEMVSSAPKRMKLSDAPRAGSQEASGSSCVIL; translated from the exons ATGAGCTTCGCCCCGAGCCCACACCCGTCCGGCCTCACCGGTGCCCGCAGCATCCAGGAGCAGAGGGAGCGctgggagaagaagaggagctGCGCCGGCCGGGAGCTCGTCCAGACTGAGCAGCGCTACTGTGAGCAACTGGAGCTGGTCACCACG TACTTTGTGGAGATTTTGAAGGCCAAAGGAACCCTGAGGCAGGACATTAGAGAGAGCATCTTCAGTTCAATTAAATCCATTCATTTGGTAAACCA GACATTGCTGGCCCATTTGGAGCAGGGGAAATGTGGTCTTGGCTTTGAGCAGTTCTGCTCACACCTACAACATTACGACACCTATGTTGACAACATTCAGAATGCAAACAAAGTCCTACAG ATTCAAGTCAAGAAGAACAAAGCCTTCAGGCGCTTCAAGAAGCTCCAGGAATCGCGGCCGGAGTTCCACCAGATGAAACTGGAGGATCTGCTTCCTCTGCCCCTCCAGCGCATTCAGCA GTACAAGCACTTCCTGCGAGACTTGACAGAGAACACAAGTCCAGACAACCCTGAGTTTCAGCAGCTTTCAA GGGCGATGAGGGCGGTCTCCGAGGTGTGCCAGCGTGTCCAGGACAACGCCCGGAGCCACGAGAACCACCTGCAGCTGCGGCGAGTGCAGAAGATGCTGAAGGGACGCAAGGCTCGGCTGCTGGCTCCAG GAAGGTGGTATATCCGCGAGGGCTGGCTGAAAACCGTGCCCCCTAAAGGCACCGAGACTAAGCCCAAGATGTTCTTCCTGTTCTCCGACATCCTGCTGCTGACCAAGCCCTGCAGCTCCCTGCATCCCACCAGCTCAAACAAGTTTGAATGCCAACGCTGCTACCCCCTCAAGGAGTGCACCGTGGACAAGGTGTTTGGCCATACCAAGAGCCAAGGGGGGCTGATCAGT CTGACCTTCTCCAAAGCCAAACTCCTGCTGATGTCCAGTGATCAGGAGGATATCAACGACTGGTATCGCAGCCTGTCGCTAGCCGTTGG GCAGCTGAAGTCTAAGGCCACTGTGGTGCACCGGCGAGATGACCTGTGCAGGAGGCCCCTGAGATCCTCTGAGGAGACCCAGCAAACGGCCCCCAGCACTCCCCTGGCTCCAGCCCACGAGAACCTTCAGACCACAGCAAGCAACGAGCCTCACGGCAGGAAGAGGAACATG GTGCCCAGCGAGGGGAGCAGAGGCAGTCAGGTCCTCGCCAGCTCTCAGATCACACACTCCGAGATGGTCTCCAGCGCCCCCAAGAGGATGAAACTCTCCGATGCTCCCAGGGCAGG GTCTCAGGAGGCCTCAGGTTCCAGCTGTGTGATCCTGTGA